From the genome of Seriola aureovittata isolate HTS-2021-v1 ecotype China chromosome 6, ASM2101889v1, whole genome shotgun sequence, one region includes:
- the cimap1d gene encoding outer dense fiber protein 3-like protein 2b yields the protein MEKKYPAIAGREKGPGPGRYGLPPTIGFIGHDFTKPTSPAYSFHGRINDNMYCVDSSPGPQYHVDAKITRFGKDGTPAYSMLGRMKAQKELFQTPGPGAYSPEKAPPCNLQRRPPSYTMGSRTHYRSTDSVPAPNKYCLPPLMGPQVPNKPTSASYTISGSYSTGGPSVDLAKTPGPCRYNSTDPGIYLRRQPAFSMLGRHSLPRDATKKPGPGTYNPEKVTVDKTRAPAFSLGIRHSEFVTPLVVNVSD from the exons atggagaaaaaatatCCAGCAATTGCAGGAAGGGAAAAAG GGCCAGGTCCTGGTCGGTATGGGCTTCCTCCAACCATTGGATTTATTGGTCACGACTTCACCAAGCCGACAAGCCCTGCCTATTCTTTCCATGGCAGGATAAATGACAATA TGTATTGTGTTGACTCCAGTCCAGGGCCTCAGTACCATGTTGATGCAAAAATCACTCGCTTTGGAAAGGATGGCACACCTGCATACTCAATGTTGGGCAGAATGAAAGCACAGA AGGAGCTATTCCAAACACCTGGACCAGGTGCATACAGCCCTGAGAAAGCCCCACCATGCAACCTTCAGCGCAGACCTCCATCCTACACAATGGGCTCTCGCACACACTACCGCAGCACTGACTCCGTACCGGCTCCTAACAAGTACTGTCTCCCTCCACTCATGGGCCCTCAAGTCCCAAACAAGCCAACCAGTGCAAGCTACACAATATCAGGTAGTTACAGCACAGGTGGACCATCTGTGGATTTAGCCAAGACACCTGGGCCTTGCAGGTACAACAGTACAGACCCAGGTATATATTTACGGCGACAACCTGCATTTTCAATGCTGGGACGACACAGCTTACCCAGAGATGCCACCAAGAAACCTGGCCCTGGGACGTACAATCCAGAGAAAGTGACAGTTGACAAGACTCGGGCCCCTGCCTTCTCTCTGGGCATCAGACACTCAGAATTTGTCACCCCACTAGTTGTCAATGTTTCTGACTAA
- the cpamd8 gene encoding C3 and PZP-like alpha-2-macroglobulin domain-containing protein 8 yields the protein MLRLSLTALSLSWTLLICNVSRSYAQERQGYLVAAPSVFRAGVEESVSITIFNAKAETRVQVQLSVKGQAVVHSHGSVLDKGTVKLKVPSGLRGQAHLKVWGNRHLTEGGYIFHNYTTVTVENKGTAVFIQTDKPVYKPKHKVLINVYTVTPSLRPVNDKIEAYVLDPRGSRMVQWKGLKSVCCGVVNMSFPLSDQPMFGDWFIFVEVQGHTYNKSFEVQKYVMPKFELVIDPPHYIRDLNSCEQATVRARYTFGKPVTGKLTVNMTVNGVGYYRHEMGHPVIKNMEIKGSANFSLCVKDMMPLDVADHFRGTVSIWASVTSIDGSRQTTFDDSTPVHKQLIDIKYSKDTRKQFKPGLPYKGKIEVTYPDGSPADGVRVRVKAELTPKDNVYTSELISKDGQATFEIPSIPTAAQYVWLETKVTSINGKTVGDQYLPSYLSISSWYSPSRCHIQIQSPSTALNVGQEAEVALKSTCPCNFTLHYEVTSRGNIILSGQQPANMTASHREKRATVTFDKNIHTTHLPPSASGVAGSSSQAEMDSCVTYLHFPVSHSMAPLSRLLVFYVRENGEGVTDSLQIPVQPDFENQVSVSLSTNESMPGDPVTLHVRGERGSCVCVATVDKSLYLLKPDFQLSPDKVFKELADFDVSDAFGIPKDDGHFWWPGLSSKRRRRSSVFPWHWDITKDARFAFTESGLVVMTDMVSLNHRQSGGMYTDEAVPAFQPHTSTLVAAMHSRPTTRAEKRRRTFFPETWVWHCLNVSSETGEAELRLDVPDSITTWVTEAVGLSEEKGLGLAKRAELRTFKPFFVDFTLPYSLIRGEQTKVPLTVYNYLPTCSEVHVKVSVPKGIKFVGHPGRHHLTRKKCVAPGEATPTSIVLSFTELGSANITARAIAYSEPSCCSDGLQTGKTANDVEDRRIPTGLDYVRRTVLVEPEGLPREYTYSVFFCPNERIHISTPNKYEYQYVKKPAKMNQFQVAVKTHNDAHFALSASPHDSAEMLEIVLGGRQNTRSWISLGKMGEPLVSASTQGILSWDEFRSFWISWKGGVVQVGHGLHPSNESVILHWAGQFPGQVRHIGFSTGWGSVGEFKIWRKEDSDENHNEAFTLGVPHNMVPGSERATAFMIGDVMGPTLNNLDKLLRLPFGCGEQNMIHFAPNVFVLKYLQKTRQLSPEVENEATDYLLQGYQRQLTYKRQDGSYSAFGERDSSGSMWLTAFVLKSFAQSRGFIFIDPEELRAAKSWLIKHQRDDGSFPAMGRILNKDLQGGIHGKISLTAYVVAALLETGITTEEEKVAVAKAKDFLESNTYSADDPYTTALSAYALALLRSPYAPLALRRLNHMAITQDGLTHWSLTGSTMTDEDTFMGFSDGLSQSVVSAEVEMTAYGLLTYTLLGDVASALPVVKWLSQQRNALGGFSSTQDTCVALQALSEYAILSYVGGVNLTISLASTNLDFQETFELNRDNKKLLQSAKIPSIPTGLFVSAKGEGCCLMQIDVSYNVPDPVSKPAFQLKVDLKEPFQERHLQAPSSSSRHPSSRSRSRADNRSELNRKRRAPIDDDDPAAHQDKMDFHISLEVCARWLHSGSSNMAVIEVPMISGFRADVESLERLLMDKRVGLKRYELSGRKVLFYFDEIPSQCMTCVAFQAVREYIVGKTAPVPVKIYDYYEPAFEATRFYNVSESSPLARELCDGPTCNEVESSTNQWIGFVQANQCNNVFGCLEEEQFERCTCYRDCGYDGEPVCGSDGQLYQNQCQMEVFACRNGTRIKQVPLSQCPHMKTTVEERQPTARQETEQPSVPVHTGEEEQGSMAEVSYYSYEYDSDSEPFLADAEGRDHFDLPEGGEDVEQKVLLPADTQLPTLDTKNTPER from the exons ggGTTATTTGGTTGCTGCACCCTCAGTGTTTCGAGCAGGCGTGGAGGAGAGCGTGAGCATAACCATCTTCAATGCAAAAGCAGAAACCCGCGTCCAGGTGCAGTTGTCGGTAAAAGGACAGGCGGTGGTCCACAGCCACGGCTCAGTGCTCG ACAAAGGCACCGTCAAACTAAAG GTTCCCTCTGGGCTAAGAGGTCAGGCCCATCTGAAGGTATGGGGGAACCGTCACCTCACAGAGGGAGGCTACATCTTCCACAACTACACCACCGTCACAGTGGAGAACAAGGGCACAGCTGTCTTCATCCAGACTGACAAGCCCGTCTACAAACCCAAACATAAAG TGCTGATCAATGTCTACACGGTCACTCCCAGCCTAAGGCCAGTAAATGACAAG attgaGGCATATGTTTTG GATCCTAGAGGATCCAGGATGGTCCAGTGGAAGGGTCTCAAATCTGTCTGCTGTG GGGTTGTGAACATGAGTTTCCCTCTGTCTGACCAGCCCATGTTTGGAGATTGGTTTATCTTTGTGGAGGTGCAGGGCCACACCTATAACAAGTCATTTGAAGTGCAGAAATACG TGATGCCCAAGTTTGAGTTGGTGATAGATCCACCACACTACATCCGTGACCTGAACTCGTGCGAGCAGGCCACTGTCAGGGCCAG GTATACCTTTGGGAAACCAGTGACAGGGAAGTTGACAGTGAATATGACAGTGAATGGAGTGGGCTACTACCGTCATGAGATGGGCCATCCTGTGATTAAAAACATGGAG ATCAAAGGCTCTGCAAACTTCAGCTTATGTGTCAAGGACATGATGCCCTTGGATGTAGCAGATCACTTCAGGGGCACGGTGAGCATTTGGGCGTCGGTGACCAGCATAGATGGAAGCAGGCAAACCACATTTGACGATTCAACACCCGTCCACAAACAGCTCATCGACATCAAGTACTCCAAGGACACACGCAAACAGTTCAAACCTGGTCTGCCTTATAAAGGGAAG ATTGAGGTGACCTACCCTGACGGGAGCCCTGCTGATGGGGTGAGGGTGCGTGTTAAGGCAGAGCTGACCCCCAAGGACAACGTCTACACCAGTGAACTAATCTCTAAGGATGGCCAGGCCACCTTTGAGATCCCCTCCATCCCCACTGCCGCCCAGTACGTCTGGCTAGAG ACCAAGGTGACATCTATAAACGGAAAGACAGTAGGAGATCAGTACCTGCCCAGCTACCTGTCCATCAGTAGCTGGTACTCTCCCAGCAGGTGCCACATCCAGATCCAGAGTCCCAGCACTGCACTCAAT GTTGGCCAAGAGGCAGAAGTGGCTCTTAAATCCACCTGTCCCTGTAACTTCACTCTGCACTATGAGGTGACATCCAGGGGGAACATCATCCTATCAGGCCAACAGCCAGCCAACATGACAGCCTCACACCGAGAAAAAAGGGCTACAGTCACctttgacaaaaacattcacaccaCCCACCTGCCTCCTTCTGCCTCCG GCGTTGCAGGCTCCTCCTCCCAGGCTGAGATGGACAGCTGTGTGACCTATCTACATTTCCCTGTTAGCCACAGCATGGCACCCCTCAGCCGTCTGCTGGTCTTCTATGTGAGGGAAAATGGCGAGGGTGTCACAGACAGCCTGCAAATCCCTGTCCAGCCTGACTTTGAGAACCAG GTGTCTGTTTCCCTGTCAACTAATGAGTCCATGCCAGGAGACCCGGTGACCCTGCATGTCCGGGGAGAGAGGGgctcctgtgtttgtgtggccaCTGTGGATAAGAGTCTTTACTTGTTAAAGCCTGACTTCCAGCTCAGTCCTGACAAG GTGTTTAAAGAGCTGGCAGATTTTGATGTTTCAGATGCCTTCGGCATTCCTAAAGATGACGGACATTTCTGGTGGCCGGGGCTGTCATCAAAGAGACGAAGACGCTCCTCTGTGTTTCCGTGGCACTGGGACATCACCAAGGATGCACGCTTCGCTTTCACA GAATCAGGACTGGTTGTGATGACAGATATGGTGAGTTTAAACCACCGGCAGAGCGGAGGCATGTACACAGACGAGGCTGTTCCTGCCTTTCAGCCACACACCTCCACCTTAGTGGCTGCCATGCACTCTCGCCCCACAACCAG AGCAGAGAAGCGGAGGCGTACATTTTTCCCAGAGACTTGGGTGTGGCACTGCCTCAACGTCAG CTCTGAAACCGGAGAAGCTGAGCTGCGACTGGACGTGCCGGATTCAATCACCACATGGGTGACAGAAGCTGTTGGCCTGTCTGAAGAGAAGGGGCTGGGCTTAGCAAAGAGAGCGGAGCTTCGTACCTTCAAGCCCTTCTTTGTTGACTTTACGTTGCCCTACAGCTTAATCAGAGGGGAGCAAACCAAAGTTCCCCTCACTGTCTACAACTACCTGCCAACGTGCTCTGAG GTTCATGTTAAAGTATCAGTTCCAAAAGGCATCAAGTTTGTTGGCCATCCTGGAAGGCACCACCTTACCAGGAAGAAGTGTGTCGCGCCAGGAGAGGCTACTCCCACATCCATTGTATTGTCTTTCACTGAACTGGGATCTGCTAACATCACAG CTCGTGCCATTGCCTACAGTGAACCAAGCTGCTGTTCAGATGGACTCCAGACAGGGAAAACAGCCAATGATGTGGAGGACAGAAGGATCCCAACTGGCCTGGACTATGTTCGCAGGACTGTCCTGGTGGAG CCAGAGGGCCTGCCCAGAGAATACACCTACAGTGTCTTCTTCTGTCCCAATG AGAGGATCCACATTTCCACTCCCAACAAATATGAGTATCAGTATGTGAAAAAGCCGGCCAAGATGAACCAGTTCCAGGTTGCAGTGAAGACCCACAACGATGCCCATTTTGCTCTCTCTGCCAGCCCCCACGACAGTGCAGAGATGCTAGAGATCGTACTTGGGGGAAGGCAAAACACTCGCTCCTGGATCTCCTTGGGCAAGATGGGCGAGCCCCTGGTCAGTGCCTCCACACAAGGCATCCTCTCCTGGGACGAATTCCGCAGCTTCTGGATCAGTTGGAAGGGAGGCGTGGTACAG GTAGGACATGGTTTACATCCATCCAATGAGTCAGTGATCCTCCACTGGGCGGGCCAGTTCCCCGGACAG GTGCGCCACATAGGCTTCTCAACAGGCTGGGGCTCAGTTGGAGAATTTAAGATCTGGAGGAAAGAAGACTCTGATGAGAACCACAATGAGGCCTTCACTCTGGGGGTCCCTCACAACATGGTTCCTGGATCTGAAAGGGCCACTGCATTTATGATTG GGGATGTCATGGGGCCAACTCTTAATAACTTGGACAAGCTGTTGCGGCTGCCATTTGGATGTGGGGAGCAGAACATGATCCACTTTGCCCCCAATGTCTTTGTTCTCAAGTACCTGCAGAAGACCAGGCAGCTCAGCCCTGAGGTTGAGAATGAAGCAACTGACTATTTGCTGCAAG GCTACCAGAGACAACTGACCTACAAACGGCAGGATGGATCCTACAGTGCCTTCGGAGAGAGGGATTCCTCTGGCAGTATGTG GTTGACAGCATTTGTGCTGAAGTCCTTTGCTCAATCTCGAGGTTTCATCTTCATCGACCCCGAGGAGCTTCGAGCAGCCAAGTCCTGGCTCATCAAGCATCAGAGGGATGATGGCTCCTTCCCTGCCATGGGACGCATCCTCAACAAAGACCTGCAG GGAGGGATCCATGGGAAGATCTCACTTACGGCCTATGTGGTCGCAGCTCTCTTGGAGACGGGAATAACAACAGAG GAAGAGAAGGTGGCAGTGGCCAAAGCCAAGGATTTCCTGGAGAGCAACACCTACTCTGCCGATGACCCATACACCACGGCCCTGTCTGCATACGCCTTGGCTCTGCTACGCAGCCCTTACGCCCCGCTGGCCTTGCGCCGCCTCAACCACATGGCCATCACTCAAG ATGGACTCACCCACTGGAGTCTGACAGGCAGCACTATGACGGATGAGGACACTTTCATGGGATTCAGTGATGGCCTCTCTCAGTCAG TGGTGTCAGCAGAGGTGGAGATGACAGCCTATGGTCTACTGACCTACACCCTCCTGGGGGATGTGGCTTCTGCCTTGCCTGTGGTCAAATGGCTCTCCCAGCAAAGGAATGCCTTGGGCGGCTTCTCCTCCACACAG GACACGTGTGTGGCTCTGCAGGCTCTGTCAGAGTACGCCATCCTGTCCTATGTGGGAGGGGTCAACCTCACCATCTCACTGGCCTCCACCAACCTTGACTTCCAGGAGACCTTTGAACTCAACAGGGACAACAAGAAGCTCCTCCAGAGTGCCAAG atccCCAGTATCCCCACAGGCCTTTTTGTGAGCGCTAAAGGAGAAGGCTGCTGTCTCATGCAG ATCGATGTGTCTTACAACGTACCTGACCCAGTGTCTAAGCCAGCCTTCCAGCTCAAAGTAGACCTGAAAGAGCCTTTTCAGGAGCGTCACCTGCAGGCCCCCTCCTCGTCTTCCCGCCATCCCTCGTCGCGCTCTAGGAGCCGTGCTGACAACCGCTCTGAGCTCAACCGGAAGCGGCGGGCACCCATCGATGACGACGACCCAGCAGCCCACCAGGACAAAATGGACTTCCACATCTCCCTTGAAGTTTGTGCCAG GTGGCTCCATTCAGGCTCATCCAACATGGCCGTTATAGAAGTTCCCATGATTTCCGGTTTCCGAGCAGATGTGGAAAGTCTAGAAAGG TTGCTGATGGATAAGAGAGTGGGTCTAAAGAGATATGAGCTGAGTGGGAGAAAAGTGTTGTTCTACTTTGATGAG ATTCCCAGCCAGTGTATGACGTGTGTGGCCTTTCAAGCTGTCAGGGAGTACATTGTGGGCAAGACAGCGCCTGTTCCGGTCAAGATCTATGACTACTACGAACCAG CCTTCGAGGCCACCCGGTTTTACAACGTTAGCGAGAGCAGTCCGCTAGCACGGGAGCTGTGTGATGGACCTACTTGCAATGAGGTGGAGAGTTCAACCAATCAGTGGATAG GTTTTGTGCAGGCAAACCAGTGCAACAATGTGTTTGGCtgtctggaggaggagcagtttGAGCGGTGCACTTGCTACAGGGACTGTGGTTACGACGGGGAGCCAGTTTGTGGGTCAGATGGGCAGCTCTACCAGAACCAGTGTCAGATGGAGGTGTTTGCCTGTCGAAATGGGACACGCATCAAGCAGGTTCCACTGTCCCAATGTCCTCACA TGAAGACTACGGTGGAGGAGAGGCAACCGACAGCACGCCAGGAAACTGAGCAGCCCTCAGTGCCTGTACACACAG GTGAAGAGGAGCAGGGATCCATGGCAGAGGTGTCCTACTACTCCTATGAATACGACTCAGATTCTGAGCCTTTCCTTGCTGATGCAGAGGGAAGGGACCATTTTGACCTTCCTGAAGGTGGGGAGGATGTAGAGCAGAAGGTGCTCCTGCCAGCAGATACCCAGCTACCCACACTGGACACAAAAAACACCCCTGAACGATG A